GGACACACTGCTCCCCTGGACACGGGCTCTCCCCGTCCCCCGGACACAGGCCCACCCGTCTCCCTCCCCCGGCCACTGGCCCACGGGGACACGGAGCGGAAGCCGCTGCTGGCACGGGACGGGGTCGGCGTCGGCGGACACCGCGAGGACAGCGGGGCCGGTCGAGGAAGCGCCCCTACCTGAGGATGTTGTGCGCCTCCATGCTGCGGTTCTGGTTGCTCGAGCAAACCACGGCCACCCGCAGCGGCGACGACGGCATGGCGAAGCCCTCGCGCGACGCCCACGACCAAGATGGCGGTGGCCGGACGTTCGCGGCCCGGGAGCTGGCAGTGACGTCACAGCGCCGCGCCGCCGGAGGCCGGAGGGACGCTGCTAGGGCGGGGGAGATCGGGCCGTGACGTCAccgcgccgcgccgcgccgcTGTCCTCCTGGCCTTCCCCATGGCCGTCTTCCTGGCTGTCCCTGAGGCCGTCTCCATGGGGGTCCCCCTGGCTGGCCGGCCCCCTGACCGGTCCCCTCCTGCCAGCCTCCTGAGGGTCCACAGCCTCCTGCAGGGGCAGCGCAGGGCTGGCCGAAGGTCAAGGCTCGAGCACCAGCCCCGCATGCTGCGCGCCGAGAGGACTGTCCAGTCGGCCGGGCGTTCACCCAGTACCCGGAAGGGGAACTGCATCCGGCATGGCTGACACCACATGCCATAATGCCAACCCCTGGACTCTACTTATTTAATATTGTTCCCAGCACAGGAGCctacgtccttgccttgaacgcgctgggatcccatatgggtgctggtgctagGTTttacaatcttcacatagttgattagggcacaaagggtcaagggctacaggaaagtgggtaaaactattgtttccacattattggggtaaaggggagacagaaggagaagccccacccgacctcccacccagcccaggtccccgacgtgggcatgctccgaggttcctgctgaagtggttttctCGCTATTCCAAGTACAATGAAATTGCTGAAGAATCCACTCCGTTTGCCCAGaccttcactgccaacacatggctggagcagttgattgatttgttctgtcctccgtcctcttgTGTTACCGGGTGTCCTCTGCAGGGTCCGATGGACCACCATATCCTGCAGGTGCACCTGGATACGCTGTCCTCTGCTCCGTCTGAGTCTCTGAGGAGACCCAACtcttgacacttgcactccatgacAGACCATGGAAcacatggttggggttctgagatcggCAATTTAATTGGGGAGATCCGCAAAGAaatgaagtgatcccagaccagattcttgtgtgtgcatgccattacagggtctggcacagtctgtcgcctcAATCAGCTTGTGCAgatgctgatggttgcaattgctgggtcagttctgtttccagccctgtcttccacacatcaatgggtgttatagtccagcctgattctgcccaccacacacttggcccccacccaaaccagtgggagctggagcctagttggagcaacctgtAATAACCCCACCATGCCCGCCCCCGACCCTGGTTCCCGTGTTTGCCCATTGTTATGGGGGGCagtcagtgatagccagcacccagtgacagtgggcaaatgaaatgtggctgtgtccccaccctctgtcctgaaggtggggcctaacagcaatggaattgtttttaaagatttatttattttattacaaagtcagatatacagagaggagagacagagaggaagatcttccatccgatgattcactccccaagtgagccacaacagccggtactgtgccgatccgaagccgggaacctggaacctcttctgggtctcccacacgggtgcagggtcccaaagctttgggccatcctcaactgctttcccaggccacgagcagggagctggatgggaagtggagctgccgggattagaactggcgtccatatgggatcctggggcgttcaaggtgaggacttaagcctaGGCCACGCAATGGAATGTTACTttcatcctcagccactccccccacaccacttaggtattcactcctgcccacctgtgattcatctgtcaactgagaggggacggtattgcattgttgtgtaaccactcccctcacaagccctttaaaaggcctgtgaagggGGGTGGGAGCTCAccctctttctggtcaggtgcttccattgctctggcacctcGAGTCTTGGCTGActcaggacaggtaatcccctgagcatggtccctgtgtactgcttagatgggacactggatataataatgttgtttctggtttgtgtgctgtcaggagttccaggagggatgaggcctggcagtgatggaatgtgggcagagaagccagggaaaggtgaatgtctgcagctttgtaagtgtgtccaggttacttGCTGCATGGCTCTTAGGGTAACttgtattgttggggaagctgggacataggtcttcagcttaatggatggacttcagggtaaggaccatttgttcctttggggttatgtttggttggattatgatcgGTTGGCTTGCCatgtggacttgtgatttgctatttctagtgtgctctattatcaccaagcttggttaataaagactccttgatAAACCTTAGACTTGTCTAGGACGACCTCGCTCACACTCTGTAACACCCATATGTACCGCAGACTGTCCCGGTCTGGCCCACATGCCATTCAGCTGTTCTACGTGCCAATGGGCGTTGAAGCCTTGTTCAACCCAACTGGGCCCACTATCCAACCTAcatacatgctggtgggtgccgttctgtccagccaggtctgccccaggcctggcccccaTGCTCTCTGGTGGGAGTGATAACTCAGGAGGgaggtgtgggtgctggttctgatcctggtggtcccacttccatccagctccctgctcatgtcctgggaaagcagtcaaaggcgcccatagccttgggacctgcacccatgtgggagacctggaggaggctcctggctttggatcagctcagctctggccgctgcagtcacttggggagtgaatcagcagaccgaagatcttcctctctgtatatctgactttctagtaaaaataagtaaatctttaaaaaatgtatttgttcttATTGAAAGGTGTGGAGAGtgggactttgccccaagatggcgcttgttattgtcttctcaaggcacaaaggcagtaaacaagttttaggaagttgcagaagattggttcaaggtctcatgcagtctacatggtgtgcgcgtgatcagagttgtgattggtgtgtgtgtgtgatcaaggttgtgattggtgtgtttgatgcgtggccaagcagccctgttgggattggctgttgatagggttttaacctaagtttgagagagaacaaagaagaagaagaacaaagaggagtagtggtagagcagtggtagtagtagtagaagaggaagcctgtaaatatgctgtagttactgcccttctgtattatacttggatttcttgttttgttatgttatgtaattagtttgtccttcaataaatcctcataagagccagcacctgtgtgggagattcactcgctggacgagggacccgtTAGAAAGGCAAAAAGATTGAAATGCCATttgcaactaggtggtcccaattAACGACCATTGTGCTCAGCGAAATAAGtctctctgatacaaggaaatcatcatgcaaGAATTTGCCACTGTACGGCAGAGCCAAGGGATGCTTCTACATCACCTGAAAGCAGCcgcacctccctttgcatggacaccggaccgcCCTGCGGAATTCTGTAATCCACTCAGGCATTGTctgctgtggagttggctttttactattagtgtgagcttggaggttgaTGTCACTAACAACATCTTGCAAAAGGGCTTTTTATTATTCACGCCGTCTCGGCTGTCCCCACCGACTTTacgctaatcaagggacctgtgtttagggtctcattctttccttgatctttaggttctccttttctttgtgatacatttcTTCCCtgaactgattcaagattaagttgtagaatgaggattgtagcaGCAATGTGTCACTGGTTGATATGATCGATATACATCTATtgagaaacaaacagcagaataaTTCTTGGACACACCCACTTGACTATGACGTCAAACATCTGTGCCAGAGCTTCTGAGAGTGTCTggataaaggggacagctttctgcATCGTCCATGATGATCCTGAAATCGCAGCTGTCCATTGCTTTCCTCTTCACGCCTACTCCGCGCAGCCTGCAAGAGTTCCAGACTCGGCTGGAGTTGGATTCCggcaaaatttacagagagaaggatatagaaagatcttccgtgtactgattcactctccaagtggttgcaatagctggagctaagctgatccgaagccaggatccaggagcttcctccgggtctcccacgcgggtgcagggtcccagtgcattgggccgtcctcggctgctctcccaggccacaggcagggggctggaagggaagtggaggatttagctaccaggccatcacaccaggcctcccctttatttatttttatagctatgcgttcatttatttgaaacagacgGAGCCTTCCATCTTCCAGTTCCCTTCTCAAATGggcacactggccagggctgggccaggccagagcctgcaCTTCACCCAGCTCACACATTGCCATTTTCTGCTCATTGCCATCAGCAGGCAGCAGACGGGACTGGCACTGCATCTGTGCTCTCCGCTAGTTGCAGCGTAGCCCCGGTCCCTAGAGACGCCATGCAGGTGTGCCTGGAGCGTGTGCCCTGCTCTCTCTGCTCCACCACCACAGTCCATGGACCCTGTAGCAAGTCACGTGCTCCTGCCCCTCGTGCTGGCAGTCCCGGCTCCGAGGGGCTGGCTGTGCCATCTCAGGGCTTGTGcctccattgcccattgagccaggtggTGTCCCTGTGAGGACAGAGCTGACAGCTCAGGGAGGCCGGCTAGTTCCTCCATGGTCTCTCCCTTTGGCCACTTGCCTCCCCAAGCCCCAAGGCCAGGAGGAGCCACCGTCAGTGCAATGGctctgggtctctgatgctgttgctgcaggcCTCCGCCGGGCCCGCTCCAGCCACCACGGCCATTTAGGCAATGAATCAGAGGGTGGATGGTCTTGATCTGTCTTTCGTCTTTCTATTGCAACTTTGCCTATCCACTAAAAATATGTCTGTAAGTAACTGGGAGATGAATCTGCGTCTGCTTGTTCACacaccagatggccacaacatcctTGACCTGTTCATCCTTGTTGGGCAAAAGGGCCcagtcccctgctgctttctcagggagctggcaGAGTTGGGACCCTCACTCTGACTCACTGGTGTggcagtgttgtgggctaaggagttgattagcactcgttaagctgagcactacaggaaatgggcttggggctaaaagcacccGGTGGAAtgggactcattggcatcctattgtttggttcaagggcttgggggaaagagtatataaggagtaataaagggaaGCTTCAGAGAAactcccaccatcactggtctcctggcCGCAGGGGATAGAGCAGATGGGTCCTCCCGTACTCACTCCCTTTACGCCTTTCAAAGAAAGTAAgtgaaaattcaaaaataagttCATTGAATTATAAAAACAGTGAAGAGGTAAGCAGGGCTGTGCGGTCCAACAGCACCCACTCACCATATGGGACTGTCAACTGGTCTAAAACGTAAAAGATGGAGCCAGCACAGCACACGGCTGGTTCTGccgtcccatgtgggcgccagctcttactgcttccaatccaggtccctgctaatctACCTGggtaggaaggcagtggaagatggccatggCACGCACACAGGCGTCCTGGCTggagctgcctggcccagcagcccacccccttgtggccatctgaggaatgagcgAGCGGACAGGAAgatgcctctccctctccttacTGCCTTCCCATAAATCTTTTGGGAATCAGTGACACAGGCTGCAGGGGTGGGCTTGTAGGGCTGCGGTGAAAATGCTATTGGGGACACCGGCACCCCGTGGTTTCTAGGTCCAAGCACtgacctctgctccagctcccgctTCCTGCCTgcgtacaccctgggaggcagcagggactaTCCCAGTGGCTGAGTGTGTGAGACCTTCCACCTGCACTCCAGGCTCCTTCTGATTGACTGCTTGAGGACACGTGCTGCAGCAGGGAGGCCCAGGAGCTCCCCAGAGGGCCCTGGGGCTGGGCACTGGCTGCAGCTCCAAGGGTATATGCCCAGGAGAGCCTCCGCCACAGTGGCTGCAAGTCCTCGAGCCACATCACCTCGCCGAGAAGCCGAGGGCCTGGGCTTCCTGCAGCTCCGGGGTCAGAGCAGACAACCTCTGCTCCATGCCAGGAAAGCTTGACAGGGAAAGAAAACCAAGCTgggtacaagcagggagagtGCCAACCGCTCCCTGATGCCCACATGGTGCCCACGATGGTGGCACatgtatcagcagggagttgtGGAGGTGGGGGGCCACAGCCCAAGTGGGGGCTTCGCCTGCTCACCTACCACACCACACCCACCCCAGAAAGTGAGAAGATGAAACACCGAGACACTCCGGAAAGCCAAGACAAAACCACTCTCTGGGTGGGGCAGCCATGTGGGTTCAAGGAAGGACTCTCCTGCTCCTGGACTGCGCCTCCTGGGTGAGACAGGCAGGTGCACTGGGCCAAGTGGAGCCTAGGGATGCTGGAAGGAAGGTGAGGCCAGCCCTCAAGGTGGCCAGCCTGCAGGGCTGCCCTACTGGGCAGGACCCCAGTAAGCCCCTCGGCTGTGCCTCCTCCCACCACAGCAGCCTAGACTGGCCTGGCGCCCCACTCCATCCCTGCTTCCTCAGGGTGTCTTGAGGGCGGGACCGGTGGACCGGGTGGAGGGGGCACGCGCAGGCCTGCAGTGCTGCAGGGAAGGCCAGCAGGGCCCTCCAGAGTCCCAGGACTGCTGCTTGTCACAGCTCCACTGGCTCCCTGGCAAGAATGGGCTGGTTCCAGGGCCAGCAGGCACTACCACCACCCACCAACAGCTGCTTCCCCGGAGGCCGGGGACGGGTGCCGGAGCCCTGGAGGAGCCTGCCTTCGCCCCTATCCCCACCCAATAAACACACAAGACTGTGTTTCTGGTGTGAGAATGTTGGGCATTTAGACACCGACGCCACGCGGGGGCAGGCAGAGCGGAAACGAGAGGTAGGGCGTGGGCACCACAGGCTCCGGCCAGGGCCCAGGGCCGCGGCCTTCTTAGTGTGTGGGGGTCAGCTCCAGAAGCCGGGAGGTGCTGTCCCagtccccctccccctgctggcTGTGGCTCAAAGCTGCCCAGATTAGGGTGTGGTCAGCCTCCATCCGTGGTGGGTGGTGCAGGCCCATCGCTGGTACCAGGTCCCCACACCAACCTCTGAGCACGGAAAGGGTTGGGCAGTGCTGTCCATCACGGCCACTGGAGTCGCCAGGCCGGGCTGAGGCTGGGACTTGCAGGCCTTGGTGCAATGGCCATGGGCGAGACCAAGCAGCTACCTTTCCACCCTCTGGCTTCAAGGTTGGCTGCAGCCACCTGCTCCGGCTCCCACAGAGGCAGCAAGAGCTGGCCACGGGGTCAGAGGACACTCCCTGGGGTGGTGGGCAGAAGTCAGTCACCTGCTCAGGAAGACGTGGCCGGGGAGGCTGGCCAGTCTCAGGGCCACAGACACCCCCAGGACAGCAGGCCAGTGGCCagctctgctggggcctgagagACTAAGGCACAAACTGACCCCAACCCGGCAGGAAGGACAGCGACCAAGCAGATGTCCACCTGGCCCCAGACAAACTCAACTTGCGATGGCTGGGCAGGGCACTCGCTgatttcgggggggggggggggcggggatggCTCTTGCTGGAAAAGGCCACGCGTCCTGGCTGGCCCAAGAAAGGCCtctggagaaggggagaggggctCCTGCATGCGGCAGAGCTGGCACCTGCAGTCCAGGCCCAGCAGGCAGTCCCCAGTCGGAGTAGGGGCAGGCACAGGCGCCAGCTGGGAAGCGCATTGGATGCTGTTAGGGTCCTGGTGCAGGGAGGAGGTCGCCCCTCCTCTCCCCGCAGGGATCttaaggggagggggcaggaatgGGGAAGGGTGGCGCGAGCCGAGGGCTTGGGGTCTCAGGTGCAGCGTGCACGGGCAGGCGGGCCGCCTGGCACCTCACGGCTGCCCGCGTAGCCCAGGGCGCCCGAAGGCAGGGCGCATGAGGTTCTCGGTGATGTAGGCtaccagcagacagatgaccACCAGCATGACGCAGATGGAGCCGCCCACCGCCGTCATGGCCACCACGATCTCCTGCATGGCGGCCGGCTCGGCGGTGAACTCCACGCACTCGGCGGGTTCCGGgacagcggcggcggcgggggcggcgcgcAGGGGCAGCGGCTGCAGGCACAGACGGTAGCGCACGCTGTCGTGCACGTCGGTCAGCAGGTAGTCGCGACAGGACGCGCCGAGCAGCACGCGATCGCACGGGAAGCGCGTGTAGGCGCCGCGCCACGAGCAGTTGAGAGCGAAGGCGCGCACGCGGCGCGCCTCAGCCGGTGCCAGGCGCCACTGCAGCAGCACCGTGCCGTTGCGCAGGACGCTGGCGCGCAGCGAGCCGCCGGCCGAGGCGTGCACCGCGCAGGCCGGCGCCAGGCAGCCGAAGCCGCGCGCGGGGCTGCGGAAGCACAGGCGTCCGCCGCCCGCCTCCGGGCCCTCGGGCAGCACCTTGTAGGGGCACCAGGGCGCGTCTGCGGCCGGTTCCCAGCCCGGCGGCGTCGGGGCGGCCGCGTCGCAAGGCGGCGGCGCGCagacagccagcagcagcagcagcggcggggCGCGCATCCTGCGGGTGGGCCGGCCGGGCGCGGGGCGCGGACTCGCGAGCGCACGGGGCGCAGCGTGGGTCACGCGGgccgcgccgccgccgctgcccggCGCACCGCGCCCTCCGCCGCCGCCCGCTCCggcccgccccgcgccccgcgcgcACTCGCTCGGCCCCGCCCCCGTTAACCCTCACCGGGCCGCGGCGCGCCGCGTGGGCGGGGACCCCCCGCTGCCTCGCCGTGGGGGCGCGCGAGGGAGTCCCAAGAGCGGCCCCGAGCGGGGGTCCCCGCTGCACGGCTCGGCAGATGTCCCGTGCTACGCCAGCGGGGGACCCGGTGCCTTGCCAGGATCTGTCCCGCGTCCACGATAGGGACCGGCATGGGAAGGGTCTCGCCGGCCGGGGACGGTGACAGAAACTTTTGGTGCTTGATGGGGTGGGCACGCCCACTCCACGCAGGGTCTCCGCCCACCACAGAGGGGCTTTGCTGCGGAGAGCCGTTCCTGCATTGCCCCGCTCGCGTGGGCCCCAGGGAAGCCCTGAGGAGGCGGCTGCACCGCTACGCGGAGGGGAAGGATCCcgcaggatgctggcatcttaatCCGCCCCGCTCCCAGCTTGGCCAACTGAAGCAGAGCGAAGCCCCTGGGTGTTGGGGCGGGGATGCTCCCGGAGCTCCTGGTTCTTCGCCTCCAGGCAGCCGTGTGCCCACATGCACGCCCAGCTacgcccagctcctggctgccctgcacGACCCTGTGTTGGCACCAGGTCCCAGGAGCTTTGCCCAGCGGGAATCCAAGGGCCAGCCCCACCCCCCGTCCCGCACCCATCCCGGAggtcccctctgcctgggtcctGGTGGGGAAGGCCTGGAGGAGAGGCTCGGAGTTGagccttccacctgcagtgcctgggCTGCAGTGCCACAAGCCCTGGCTTGCTGTAGGGACTGCGGACCCGGGGCCTGCCCTGCCAGGGCTGCAGGACGACCCTGTGGAAACCTGGGGCACCTGCCACCCTCTGACCCCCAGCTTGGGGGTGCTGCTGTCCTACTCTCACCTGGCACATCCTCTGCCCACAGCTcgggagggtgggggaggctgtGCCCCAGCTGCCCACGAGTGCAGTGGCTGCAGGGTGGGGGTAGGTCGTCCACCAGAGTTCCCGGAGGTCTTGGCAGCCGCACCCCTGGGTGGGCCGACTCTGCTCCCAGAGCCCAGCACCGCCATGTCAGAGCCGGTCTAGGACGTCGTTGTCACACCAAGTGCCATGAATCAGGCACAAGGGGCCCACAccagcagcccccacttcccCCCAGGGCCCCTGAGGCATGGAGCCATTGCTTGGCCTCCACAGCCTGGGCTGCGGTGTGACCACCATGATGAGGTGCACTGGTTGATGGCTAGCACCCACTAGTCAGGTTGATGGCCAGCGAACAGAGTGCcgcccagctctgcccttcctGCCGCCTCCCGCACCTTTGGGTTAGTTGATAGGGTGGAGACGGCTGAGGAGCAGGTGGTGTGCACctggccctcctgcctcctggtgtgcTAGGTCAGGTTAGTTAGCTACAGGCTCCAgcagctcccttcctgccccTGCACGGGAATCTTTGTTCTGAACGGCTCTCAAATGGATTCAACGATGAGAGGGTAAAACCCTTGACTTCTGCCCGGGTCGCAGTGGCTCCTGAGGGTAACGGCGGccgctgtcaccaagcttgggcaataaagCCCCTCCTCGTGGCCTACGCTTGGCTCTCTGCTCTCCACAACAGACCTCTGCCCAACCTCCCAGTGACACGTCCATCTCACCGACACGTCCACTTCCCTTCACAGGTTACAGACCCAGAAGGGGTGCTGAGTGGGGCAGGCTCTCCATGCACAGGGATAGATAGGTGACCAGGCCTGTCTTGTCAGACCGAAACCCTTAATCTGGAGTCCGCACTGAAGATCATGGGATGAAGGGGTGGTCCCTGTTGCCACGCCCCTGGCTGTGGCCCCAGCTTTCCACTCTCACTGCATGGACCCTGCACTTCTGATTCCTGGGACGCCAGGTGGTCTGCGCTCCTGACCGAGGCACCGCAGGCGTTCTGGGGGTGTGAGCTGGGACTCACATCTcgtgttttcttttaagatttatttatttttgtggaaaatcaggtatacagagaggaggagagacaaaggaagatcttccgtccaatgattcact
This window of the Ochotona princeps isolate mOchPri1 chromosome 2, mOchPri1.hap1, whole genome shotgun sequence genome carries:
- the FNDC10 gene encoding fibronectin type III domain-containing protein 10, with the protein product MRAPPLLLLLAVCAPPPCDAAAPTPPGWEPAADAPWCPYKVLPEGPEAGGGRLCFRSPARGFGCLAPACAVHASAGGSLRASVLRNGTVLLQWRLAPAEARRVRAFALNCSWRGAYTRFPCDRVLLGASCRDYLLTDVHDSVRYRLCLQPLPLRAAPAAAAVPEPAECVEFTAEPAAMQEIVVAMTAVGGSICVMLVVICLLVAYITENLMRPAFGRPGLRGQP